In the genome of Candidatus Nitrosotenuis sp. DW1, one region contains:
- a CDS encoding PqqD family peptide modification chaperone, with amino-acid sequence MAITVDQIKTSLNQCMDPEVPLSIVEMGLVYGIDISESNDVNIKMTMTTQGCPLHQTIVQDVARYVKKVPGVNNVKVDIVWDPPWTMDKMSEAAKAKLKSFSKSGAPAPIDYETALPQGIGSLVQQEDGSMVLANEHNQGFMVNQAIVDFWKSCNGKRKITELVDVFAQTTGLQRSQVEKEVIQLIGQLRDGGLITIPTPDSPNVEFRK; translated from the coding sequence ATGGCCATTACTGTAGATCAAATCAAAACTTCGCTTAACCAGTGCATGGATCCAGAAGTTCCACTATCTATAGTGGAAATGGGCCTAGTTTACGGGATTGACATCTCAGAATCTAACGATGTTAACATAAAAATGACAATGACTACTCAGGGCTGCCCACTTCATCAAACAATAGTACAGGATGTCGCAAGATACGTCAAAAAGGTTCCAGGTGTAAACAATGTCAAAGTGGACATCGTCTGGGATCCTCCATGGACGATGGACAAAATGTCTGAAGCAGCAAAAGCAAAACTGAAGAGCTTTTCAAAAAGTGGCGCTCCTGCCCCAATCGATTACGAAACTGCGCTTCCGCAAGGCATAGGCTCACTTGTCCAGCAAGAGGATGGCTCCATGGTATTGGCAAATGAGCACAATCAGGGATTCATGGTAAATCAGGCAATTGTTGATTTTTGGAAGTCGTGCAACGGAAAGAGAAAGATAACCGAACTTGTGGATGTCTTTGCACAAACGACTGGCCTTCAGCGCTCTCAAGTGGAAAAGGAAGTCATTCAACTAATTGGCCAATTACGCGATGGAGGACTGATAACCATTCCAACTCCTGACTCACCAAACGTAGAATTTAGAAAATAA
- the mtnA gene encoding S-methyl-5-thioribose-1-phosphate isomerase: MESFSSLKTIEWKNNSVVMIDQTKLPTDLVYVTYTDYRDVANAIKTLIIRGAPAIGVAGAFGLALASLQSKAETKDNLIADLEQAKKILFETRPTAVNLAWGLEQIMNVAKKGTTPSEIKELIIQTAKIMAEDDIKTNMAMGKHGSELFQNNDTIMTHCNAGSLATVAYGTALGVIRATKDSGKNIKVIATETRPVQQGSRLTAFELNHDGIDVSLIPDTAVGYTMANRLVNKVVVGADRILRTGHVYNKIGTYQVALMAKQHGIPFYVAAPLSTFDMKSNPQDVIIEQRKGTEVTQIGDKKTAPDGIKVINPAFDMTPPELISGIITEAGVAKPPYEKSIKKLFEAKK, from the coding sequence TTGGAAAGTTTTTCTTCTCTAAAAACAATTGAATGGAAAAATAATTCCGTCGTTATGATTGATCAGACAAAGCTCCCAACCGATCTTGTTTATGTGACTTATACTGATTATCGTGATGTAGCTAACGCGATCAAAACTCTCATAATTCGTGGCGCCCCCGCAATCGGAGTTGCAGGCGCGTTTGGACTGGCTTTAGCTTCATTACAAAGCAAGGCAGAAACTAAGGATAATCTCATTGCAGACTTGGAACAAGCAAAAAAAATCCTCTTTGAGACAAGACCTACTGCAGTGAACTTGGCTTGGGGCTTGGAACAAATTATGAATGTTGCAAAAAAGGGAACAACTCCTTCAGAAATCAAAGAACTGATAATCCAAACTGCGAAAATAATGGCAGAGGATGACATTAAAACAAATATGGCAATGGGAAAACATGGATCTGAATTATTTCAAAACAACGATACCATAATGACACACTGTAATGCCGGTTCTCTTGCAACGGTTGCATATGGAACCGCACTAGGAGTAATTCGAGCAACTAAAGATAGTGGGAAAAACATCAAAGTGATAGCAACAGAAACAAGACCTGTTCAACAAGGCTCAAGACTTACTGCATTTGAACTAAACCATGATGGAATCGATGTAAGCCTAATTCCAGATACCGCGGTAGGCTATACCATGGCAAACAGATTAGTAAACAAGGTTGTAGTTGGAGCCGATAGAATTCTGCGAACAGGACATGTCTACAACAAAATTGGAACTTACCAAGTAGCATTAATGGCAAAACAGCATGGAATTCCATTCTATGTGGCAGCACCGCTCTCAACGTTTGATATGAAGAGCAATCCACAAGACGTCATAATAGAACAAAGAAAGGGAACCGAAGTAACGCAAATTGGAGACAAAAAGACTGCACCAGATGGGATCAAAGTGATAAATCCAGCGTTTGATATGACACCGCCTGAGCTGATCTCAGGCATAATCACCGAGGCAGGCGTGGCAAAACCACCATACGAGAAATCAATCAAAAAATTATTTGAAGCTAAGAAGTAG
- a CDS encoding iron-containing alcohol dehydrogenase, which translates to MFTIKQPPAIIFGKHSARDYDLPEDSLVITSKGAKSRGWIDYTSLNNAYIFDNIEPNPSMETVEKIIGEFGSQNFSHVVGIGGGSSLDVAKFVAFRLKKQKIMIPTTFGSGSEVTRISVLKVNGKKQSFHDDGILADVAIVDSFFIESSSDEVIKNSAIDACAQSTEGYDSKSGNVYTKFLCKTAFDLLENGILNNKKENIVLGSLYAGLGFGNCSTTLGHALSYVYSNEGYSHGHALAFTTTAAHKFNQSIFFDRFVNIVKKLNFTKITLKQSLSEAADIILTDKKHLDNNPKSVTKNDIVVLLSSINSS; encoded by the coding sequence ATGTTCACAATAAAACAACCTCCAGCAATAATCTTCGGTAAGCACTCTGCCCGTGATTATGATCTGCCTGAGGATTCCCTAGTAATCACATCAAAGGGAGCAAAATCAAGAGGCTGGATAGATTATACAAGCTTGAATAATGCATACATTTTCGATAACATTGAACCAAACCCTTCCATGGAAACGGTTGAAAAAATCATCGGTGAATTTGGGTCACAAAATTTTTCACATGTAGTTGGAATTGGGGGTGGAAGCTCACTGGACGTTGCAAAATTTGTCGCGTTTAGATTAAAAAAACAAAAAATCATGATTCCGACAACATTTGGAAGTGGAAGCGAAGTCACAAGGATATCAGTTTTAAAAGTTAATGGTAAAAAACAAAGTTTTCATGATGATGGAATCTTGGCAGATGTTGCAATAGTAGATTCTTTTTTTATAGAAAGTTCATCAGATGAGGTAATCAAAAACTCTGCAATCGACGCATGTGCTCAAAGTACCGAAGGATATGATAGTAAGTCTGGTAACGTGTACACGAAATTTTTATGTAAAACGGCATTTGATCTGCTGGAAAATGGCATATTGAACAACAAAAAAGAAAACATAGTTTTAGGTTCTTTGTATGCTGGATTGGGATTTGGTAACTGTTCAACTACTCTAGGCCACGCATTATCGTACGTTTATTCGAATGAGGGATATTCTCATGGGCACGCGCTTGCTTTTACAACTACGGCAGCGCACAAATTCAACCAATCTATCTTTTTTGATAGATTTGTTAACATTGTAAAAAAACTAAATTTCACAAAAATAACACTAAAACAAAGCCTAAGCGAAGCAGCAGATATTATCCTGACTGATAAAAAGCATTTAGACAATAATCCTAAGTCTGTCACAAAGAATGACATTGTAGTTTTATTATCTTCTATAAATTCAAGCTGA
- a CDS encoding RNA-guided endonuclease InsQ/TnpB family protein, whose translation MQRTFKFRLYPNVGQSQKLQNNLAVCRWIYNKMIEKINKEGFQSRNDLNYFLTDLKEREPWLYSCHSKMLQMISTQIDGAQKALIQLRKNGNKTGTLRFSKHDEFQVFTYNQSGFDITRIGNTDLLYLSKIGSVQIRIHRNIPQDIKQITITKSKSGKWYVCITCNAVTVLPKISLAKSVGIDVGIKNFAYDSDGFVTPNPLNLQKMLKPLARMQRKIARRQMGSQNRKKALKFYQIIHERIKNRRKDFLHKISAQYAKKYDVVFVERLQKLNMVKNHKLAQKILDSGWGTFTNMLDYKCMLIEVPAKNTTIDCSRCGNKVPKSLAVRIHRCDRCGLVIGRDHNAAINILKKGLNIFNIKLPQELREVTPVEIQNGSVKQEETTWLVR comes from the coding sequence TTGCAGAGAACCTTCAAGTTCAGACTGTATCCAAACGTTGGACAGTCACAAAAACTACAAAACAACTTGGCAGTATGTAGGTGGATCTACAATAAAATGATAGAGAAGATTAACAAGGAAGGATTTCAATCAAGAAACGATCTCAATTATTTTCTAACAGATCTAAAGGAACGGGAACCATGGCTTTATTCATGTCACTCAAAAATGTTGCAGATGATATCCACTCAGATAGATGGCGCACAAAAGGCATTAATACAATTGCGCAAAAACGGCAACAAGACAGGTACACTCAGATTTTCTAAACACGATGAGTTTCAAGTGTTCACATACAACCAATCTGGATTTGACATAACACGAATCGGTAACACTGATCTTCTATATTTGTCAAAAATTGGATCAGTACAAATCAGAATTCATAGAAATATTCCGCAGGATATCAAACAAATAACAATAACAAAATCAAAATCGGGAAAATGGTACGTATGTATTACATGTAATGCTGTGACCGTACTGCCAAAAATCAGCCTCGCAAAATCGGTTGGAATTGATGTCGGAATCAAAAACTTTGCATATGATTCAGATGGCTTTGTAACACCAAATCCGCTAAACCTGCAAAAAATGCTAAAACCACTGGCAAGAATGCAGAGAAAAATAGCAAGGCGACAGATGGGATCACAAAACAGAAAAAAAGCGTTAAAATTCTACCAGATAATCCATGAGCGAATTAAAAACAGGCGCAAGGATTTCCTGCACAAAATATCTGCCCAGTATGCAAAAAAATATGATGTGGTATTTGTGGAAAGATTACAAAAACTAAATATGGTAAAAAACCATAAACTGGCACAAAAAATTCTGGATTCTGGCTGGGGTACATTTACAAACATGTTGGACTACAAATGCATGCTAATTGAAGTTCCAGCAAAAAACACAACCATCGATTGTTCACGATGTGGTAATAAGGTACCCAAATCTTTGGCAGTCAGAATTCACAGATGCGATAGATGTGGACTAGTCATAGGCAGGGACCACAATGCCGCAATCAATATTTTGAAAAAGGGATTGAATATTTTCAACATTAAACTACCGCAGGAATTGCGGGAAGTAACGCCTGTAGAAATCCAAAATGGATCCGTGAAGCAGGAAGAAACTACCTGGCTCGTTCGGTAG
- a CDS encoding isocitrate lyase/phosphoenolpyruvate mutase family protein — MTNADILRQKVKSNEIVRVGGAFDAMSAKLVEMHGFDAVWAGSFAISATHALPDASIMTMTEFLHVTTSMVDACKIPVIADCDTGFGGPSNVSHMVKKYEAAGVAAISIEDKIFPKQNSLLDGGKQELISEKEFVAKIIAAKEAKRNPNFMIIARTEALIAESGMNEAVQRARAYEKAGADALLIHSKKNTPDEVFEFADIWDGKLPVVIVPTSYPSIKSSDLQKHKIKMIIYANQTLRASYASMNRVLEQIRNSDSLDSVKEEISTMEEIFKLQKMYELKNEEEMIKQNLKKMGYIS; from the coding sequence ATGACTAATGCAGATATCCTACGACAAAAAGTCAAATCAAATGAGATTGTAAGAGTAGGAGGCGCTTTCGATGCCATGTCGGCAAAGTTGGTTGAAATGCACGGATTTGATGCCGTTTGGGCTGGAAGCTTTGCAATTTCTGCAACACATGCGCTGCCGGATGCAAGCATAATGACAATGACTGAATTTTTACATGTAACTACCAGTATGGTGGACGCATGCAAGATTCCAGTAATAGCTGATTGTGATACCGGATTTGGAGGGCCAAGCAACGTGAGCCACATGGTAAAAAAATATGAAGCTGCAGGAGTTGCCGCGATTAGTATTGAGGACAAGATATTTCCAAAACAAAACAGTCTTTTGGATGGCGGAAAACAAGAGCTAATTTCTGAAAAGGAATTTGTTGCAAAAATAATTGCAGCAAAAGAAGCAAAAAGAAATCCCAACTTTATGATAATAGCGAGAACAGAGGCATTGATTGCAGAATCTGGTATGAACGAGGCAGTTCAACGTGCAAGAGCATATGAGAAGGCTGGCGCTGACGCTCTTCTGATTCACTCAAAGAAAAATACGCCAGATGAAGTCTTTGAATTCGCAGATATATGGGATGGAAAATTGCCTGTCGTGATAGTCCCAACATCATATCCAAGTATCAAGTCAAGTGATCTGCAAAAGCACAAGATCAAAATGATAATCTATGCTAATCAGACATTGCGTGCATCGTATGCTTCTATGAACCGAGTTTTAGAACAGATTAGAAATTCCGACAGCCTTGATAGTGTAAAAGAAGAAATTTCTACTATGGAGGAGATTTTCAAATTACAAAAAATGTATGAGCTTAAAAACGAAGAAGAGATGATAAAGCAGAACCTCAAGAAAATGGGATATATTAGTTGA
- a CDS encoding thiamine pyrophosphate-binding protein, with protein sequence MKEEVQRSVFDHMSKKGIENFVGVPDSTLKHFVDQGLKKKRVMITTREEEAIGIATGMSLSGSPSLVFMQNAGFANSLSTITSLVQMYQIPIIFLIGWRGYLKNDAPEHAKIGAIQPKLISTLGLEAKILTDDNWKENCDWAINKIRRGKFCALVIRREFVD encoded by the coding sequence TTGAAGGAAGAAGTTCAAAGAAGTGTTTTTGACCATATGTCAAAAAAAGGAATTGAAAACTTTGTTGGTGTTCCTGACTCAACACTAAAACACTTTGTTGATCAAGGATTAAAGAAAAAAAGAGTAATGATAACGACAAGGGAGGAAGAGGCAATAGGCATTGCCACAGGCATGTCGTTATCGGGAAGCCCATCTTTGGTTTTTATGCAAAATGCAGGTTTTGCAAACTCACTCAGTACGATAACGTCTCTTGTTCAGATGTATCAGATTCCAATAATTTTCCTAATTGGATGGCGAGGTTATCTAAAAAACGATGCCCCAGAGCATGCAAAGATAGGTGCAATTCAACCAAAGCTGATCAGCACGCTTGGTTTGGAAGCAAAAATTTTGACCGATGACAATTGGAAGGAAAATTGCGATTGGGCCATAAATAAAATCAGGAGGGGGAAGTTTTGCGCCCTTGTCATCAGGAGAGAATTTGTTGATTAG
- a CDS encoding thiamine pyrophosphate-dependent enzyme, whose product MIRREAVEIVAKSLASKDIAVSANGFISRDLHEAKDRATNFYMIGSMGLASSIGLGLAVKNSKRYVYVFDGDGNILMNLGSLVTIGSLKPKNLVHVVFDNSAHESTGGQPTNSALVKIDMLAKAANYKVFRANSKIKLESILKKIKNMSGPIFVLVKIEKNKYVSRRIEMEPTLIKTRFMKAISS is encoded by the coding sequence TTGATTAGAAGAGAAGCAGTGGAAATTGTCGCAAAGTCACTGGCAAGTAAAGACATTGCAGTTTCTGCCAACGGGTTTATTAGCAGAGATTTGCATGAGGCCAAAGACAGAGCGACGAATTTTTACATGATAGGCTCAATGGGTCTGGCATCATCGATTGGTCTTGGACTTGCAGTAAAAAATTCAAAAAGATACGTATATGTTTTTGACGGCGATGGAAATATTTTAATGAATTTGGGATCCTTAGTTACAATCGGCTCCCTAAAACCAAAGAACTTGGTACACGTTGTATTTGATAACAGTGCTCACGAGTCTACTGGTGGGCAGCCCACAAACTCGGCTCTGGTAAAAATTGACATGCTTGCAAAGGCTGCAAATTACAAAGTTTTTAGAGCTAATTCAAAAATCAAACTAGAATCAATCCTAAAGAAGATAAAAAATATGAGTGGTCCAATTTTTGTTCTAGTCAAGATTGAGAAAAACAAGTATGTAAGTAGGAGAATAGAGATGGAGCCTACATTAATTAAAACTAGATTTATGAAGGCAATCAGCAGCTAA
- a CDS encoding phosphocholine cytidylyltransferase family protein, with amino-acid sequence MKIIVIAAGSGKRLGEDTKDLPKYLIKVNDRTIMEHQIDMFKKIGYEKFIVITGPHKEKFTLGNVIYVEDKNYPQHDILGSLMEAREYITGDVLISYSDIIFDHSILSKIMESKADIGIAVDLDWEKAYEGRTEHPRTEAENVSFDNNNILKIRKNIPNQGKIGEFLGLMKLSPKGSDIFVKKFLELEKSHVGPFQDASSLQKAYLTDMIQELIDSKIDVRPIIVSGKWCEIDTRQDLERACEMFS; translated from the coding sequence ATGAAAATCATCGTAATTGCAGCAGGGTCAGGCAAGAGACTCGGAGAAGATACGAAGGATTTGCCAAAGTATCTGATAAAAGTCAATGACAGAACAATAATGGAGCATCAGATTGACATGTTTAAAAAAATTGGCTATGAGAAATTCATAGTAATAACAGGTCCTCACAAGGAAAAATTTACTCTTGGCAATGTCATCTATGTAGAAGACAAAAACTATCCGCAACACGACATTCTTGGTAGCCTCATGGAAGCAAGAGAGTACATTACAGGTGATGTTTTGATATCATATTCGGACATAATATTTGACCATTCTATTTTGTCAAAAATAATGGAATCAAAAGCAGACATCGGTATTGCAGTAGATTTGGACTGGGAAAAGGCATATGAGGGAAGAACTGAACACCCACGGACCGAGGCAGAAAATGTCTCATTTGATAATAACAACATACTGAAAATCAGAAAGAATATTCCGAATCAGGGCAAGATTGGAGAGTTTTTGGGGTTAATGAAACTCTCACCAAAGGGCTCAGACATATTTGTAAAAAAATTCCTTGAGCTGGAAAAATCACATGTTGGTCCTTTTCAGGATGCATCTTCCCTTCAGAAAGCATATCTTACAGATATGATTCAGGAATTAATTGACTCAAAGATCGATGTCAGGCCAATAATTGTTTCTGGCAAATGGTGTGAGATAGACACGCGGCAGGATCTTGAACGAGCCTGTGAAATGTTTAGCTAG
- a CDS encoding sulfatase family protein, with product MNQKNVIIIMIDGGRLDRALRSQVFNSLKSKSVFFTQSITYGPHTIAAMHATFSGSYGTRTGTNSYWSTFKFKKDKFKTLTEYLKENNYYTHADVINELVVPKQGFDNFIVHDELNDNLALRHKELLHETATKLRSGQNFFLYLHYSKIHTGIMNQVLKVYNNFSKEYYDNREQNDKRYDLLFNGAEIYLETVLAQINDLQLDKNSIILVMSDHGVSVGEKFGERAYGAFCYDYTLRTFTYFMADDFTPKQVTQQVRTIDFMPTILEYLGINLDSKYEKPDGISLMPLINGRTMPEPIAYSETGNPLDKKEPPKEPNTKSIRTSKWKFIYNQHNDTKELYDLENDPNEEKNLIGTGLDIEKTLWQELDRLQKPS from the coding sequence ATGAATCAAAAAAATGTAATAATTATTATGATTGATGGCGGGCGTCTTGACCGGGCTCTGCGATCGCAAGTCTTTAATTCCCTAAAATCAAAATCTGTCTTCTTTACCCAATCAATAACATATGGACCACATACTATTGCGGCAATGCACGCAACATTTAGCGGCTCTTATGGGACAAGAACTGGAACCAACAGCTACTGGTCGACATTCAAATTTAAAAAGGATAAATTCAAAACGCTAACCGAATATCTCAAAGAAAACAATTACTACACTCATGCAGACGTAATCAACGAATTAGTTGTGCCCAAGCAGGGTTTTGATAACTTTATCGTGCATGATGAGCTCAACGACAATCTTGCACTGCGCCACAAGGAACTCCTACATGAAACGGCAACAAAATTGCGATCGGGACAAAATTTCTTTTTGTATCTGCATTATAGCAAAATTCATACCGGCATAATGAACCAAGTTCTCAAAGTTTACAATAATTTCAGTAAGGAATACTATGACAACAGAGAACAAAATGACAAGCGGTACGACTTATTGTTTAACGGGGCAGAGATTTATCTAGAAACTGTTCTTGCCCAAATAAACGATCTACAACTGGACAAAAACTCGATAATACTTGTCATGTCAGACCACGGGGTAAGCGTGGGTGAAAAATTTGGCGAAAGAGCGTACGGTGCTTTTTGCTATGATTATACCCTTAGGACATTCACATATTTTATGGCTGATGATTTTACTCCAAAACAAGTCACACAACAAGTAAGAACCATTGATTTTATGCCTACAATACTGGAATATCTTGGAATAAATCTGGATTCTAAATACGAAAAGCCAGACGGCATATCCCTGATGCCCCTGATTAATGGCAGAACAATGCCTGAACCTATTGCATATTCTGAAACTGGAAACCCATTGGATAAAAAAGAGCCACCAAAGGAACCAAACACAAAGTCCATCCGTACATCAAAGTGGAAATTCATCTATAACCAACACAACGATACAAAAGAACTCTATGACTTAGAAAACGATCCAAACGAAGAAAAAAATCTTATTGGCACTGGATTGGATATAGAAAAAACTCTTTGGCAAGAATTGGACAGGCTACAAAAGCCTAGCTAA
- a CDS encoding helix-turn-helix domain-containing protein, producing the protein MLKEVEANLELIKSGQNFLGILNDIKRRPEDAAKELGISIDEINAIIKGQKPLLQELVDHAVKIWPVNARDFYIIRDDCPTGVKIMTAEESKKSSRIMERAGKPYYEYRDTAMSTTAPFRPEWIMELCYVDDNNPSNPAVQWNNGHFMHQFTYFIGEVNFYYRTQSGEKKVAVMNTGDSMYITPFTSHTFTTRKGAKQNGLILALTYGSKLTGDVQQELSALSVGLGSEFALDFSTKQNALASLLKFHRDVANLSLDELSKRTGLPKSELEDFEAGKKVPSTTDIEKIAQSMNVNVRDLMPNDKTEDKVIVRHRAEGREWYYPESTKAYRFLELASSTTLPYSKAFEVEILESQSKDLDLRAGSHQYLYNVGQTTVSFTWESDGKQYMEKINPDDSAYVKPFVRHNFRGQGKLLILRLGGKITGDSQRELSFVGKENAKRAIAETMQWFDPKGKN; encoded by the coding sequence ATGCTTAAGGAAGTCGAGGCTAATTTAGAATTAATAAAATCTGGGCAAAATTTCTTAGGCATTTTAAATGACATTAAAAGACGACCTGAAGATGCAGCAAAAGAATTAGGCATATCTATAGATGAGATCAACGCTATAATCAAAGGGCAAAAACCACTCTTGCAAGAACTTGTTGATCATGCAGTAAAAATTTGGCCAGTCAACGCAAGGGATTTTTACATAATTCGCGATGATTGCCCGACAGGAGTCAAAATAATGACTGCTGAAGAATCAAAGAAAAGCAGCAGAATAATGGAAAGAGCGGGAAAACCATACTATGAGTACAGAGATACTGCGATGAGTACTACTGCGCCATTTAGACCTGAATGGATAATGGAATTATGCTATGTTGATGATAACAATCCCTCAAACCCTGCAGTGCAATGGAACAACGGCCACTTTATGCACCAGTTCACCTATTTTATTGGCGAGGTAAATTTCTACTATAGAACCCAAAGCGGAGAAAAAAAAGTCGCAGTGATGAATACCGGAGACTCGATGTACATCACTCCATTTACATCACACACGTTCACCACAAGAAAGGGAGCAAAACAAAATGGCCTTATTCTTGCGCTGACATATGGAAGCAAACTTACAGGCGATGTACAGCAAGAGCTTTCTGCACTCTCAGTAGGCCTTGGCTCTGAATTTGCACTGGATTTTTCCACGAAACAAAACGCACTAGCATCACTTCTGAAGTTTCACAGGGATGTTGCCAATCTCTCGCTAGACGAACTCTCAAAACGAACCGGCCTGCCAAAATCAGAGCTGGAAGACTTTGAGGCAGGCAAAAAAGTTCCGTCAACTACAGATATTGAAAAAATCGCCCAATCTATGAATGTCAATGTAAGGGATTTGATGCCTAATGACAAAACCGAGGACAAAGTAATCGTAAGACACCGTGCTGAGGGAAGAGAATGGTATTATCCAGAGTCTACAAAAGCGTACCGATTTTTGGAACTGGCTTCTTCTACAACCCTTCCATATTCCAAAGCCTTTGAAGTAGAAATATTGGAATCTCAAAGCAAAGACCTTGATCTCAGAGCTGGTTCGCATCAATACTTGTACAATGTAGGCCAAACTACCGTGTCATTTACTTGGGAGTCTGATGGCAAACAATACATGGAAAAGATAAACCCTGATGATTCGGCATACGTAAAACCGTTTGTTAGGCACAACTTTAGGGGCCAGGGCAAACTGTTGATTCTAAGATTGGGCGGCAAAATAACCGGTGATTCTCAACGCGAACTCTCGTTTGTTGGAAAGGAAAATGCCAAAAGAGCGATTGCTGAAACCATGCAGTGGTTTGATCCGAAGGGCAAAAACTAG
- a CDS encoding sulfatase family protein, whose amino-acid sequence MTPNILILTIDSLRADKIYGKNKSSLTPNIDSLIKKGVYFTQAISTSDATGLSLGSIFTASYPFKTGITHFNYNPDASTYFETLRDQGYHTFATVPDVSFFLKSTSNFTDKDAYVYDKRDSWIQLVGGIGQLIIDRLERKLEEPWIYFIHLMDLHAPFYLPKEFDSEKYGKTRYDRMVSVIDFWIGKFLAKIDLAKTLVIISADHGDYIPVLDNRPKEQTKIHSLLKKGKETIPSLEPLGLKLFTAYNSLKKSYKYNKLKKSLTEDQLRTLDERGQWHLYDELIRIPLIFTGPGMPSSKIISEQVRQVDIFPTIIDILKISGLQNTVDGQSLAPLFVSKSLEEVPAYIETGSRDPKKLGNIIGLRTPKYKYLRSRIDPAQNISLFDLQNDPLEQNNLAQSKPEIVKEMETLLNKIRLGSINQDLPEFDDEETKKIQEELRKLGYL is encoded by the coding sequence ATGACACCTAACATTCTAATCCTGACTATTGATTCGCTAAGGGCTGATAAAATTTATGGGAAAAACAAGAGCTCATTAACTCCAAACATAGATTCGTTGATTAAGAAAGGCGTTTATTTTACTCAAGCAATAAGCACATCTGACGCAACTGGACTGAGTCTTGGGAGTATTTTTACAGCAAGCTATCCTTTCAAAACAGGAATCACTCATTTTAATTATAATCCTGACGCATCAACGTATTTTGAAACATTAAGAGATCAGGGCTATCATACTTTTGCAACTGTCCCAGACGTATCGTTTTTTCTTAAATCAACATCAAATTTTACCGATAAAGATGCCTATGTTTACGACAAACGAGATTCTTGGATTCAACTTGTCGGCGGAATTGGCCAATTGATAATTGACAGATTAGAAAGAAAACTAGAAGAGCCTTGGATATACTTTATTCATCTGATGGATTTACACGCCCCATTTTACCTGCCAAAAGAGTTTGATTCTGAAAAATATGGAAAGACCAGATATGACAGAATGGTTTCCGTAATTGATTTTTGGATTGGAAAGTTTTTGGCAAAAATTGATTTAGCAAAAACACTTGTGATAATTAGTGCTGATCACGGAGACTATATTCCTGTACTGGACAATCGCCCTAAGGAACAAACAAAAATACACAGCTTATTGAAAAAAGGTAAAGAAACAATTCCATCATTAGAGCCTCTTGGCCTCAAACTTTTTACTGCTTACAACTCTTTGAAGAAATCTTACAAGTATAATAAACTAAAAAAATCTCTAACAGAGGATCAACTACGTACTTTGGATGAAAGAGGTCAGTGGCATCTCTATGATGAACTGATCAGAATACCGCTAATTTTTACTGGCCCGGGAATGCCGTCTTCAAAAATAATCTCAGAGCAAGTAAGGCAGGTGGATATATTCCCAACAATAATTGATATTTTGAAAATATCTGGACTGCAAAATACCGTCGATGGACAAAGCCTTGCCCCACTTTTCGTTAGCAAATCCTTAGAAGAGGTTCCCGCGTATATTGAAACAGGTTCAAGAGATCCTAAAAAACTAGGCAACATCATAGGACTTAGAACCCCAAAATACAAGTATCTGAGGTCTAGAATCGATCCTGCACAAAACATCAGCCTGTTTGATTTGCAAAATGATCCACTGGAACAAAATAATTTAGCGCAGTCAAAACCGGAAATCGTAAAAGAAATGGAAACCCTCTTAAACAAAATTCGATTGGGTTCGATAAATCAGGACTTGCCTGAATTCGATGACGAGGAAACAAAAAAAATCCAAGAAGAACTAAGGAAACTTGGATATCTTTAA